One genomic segment of Pedobacter endophyticus includes these proteins:
- the dinB gene encoding DNA polymerase IV codes for MIDNNKHIIHMDQDAFFVSVELRKNPKLIGQPVIVGGGSDRGVVTSCSYEARKFGVHAAMPGRMAKQLCPQAIFVRGNMDDYSKASHEITQIIADRVPLFEKASIDEHYIDMTGMDKFFGCMKFASELRQTIIKETHLPISFGLSVNKTVSKIGTNECKPNGELEIPFPGVRNFLNPLAVHKIPGIGEATYKKLSEMGVRRIQTLAEIPKDLMFKILGQHGLALWQKANGIDLSNVVPYRERKSIGTQTTFENDSMDISKMKAILSGMVTNLAYELRSQQKLTACITVTIRYSNFETVTQQSRIPYTSLDSFLIAKAHDLFKTLYKKRMLLRLIGVKLSHLVSGFEQIGLYQTSEEEYDLYQAMDKVRNHYGIESVVKACIVKRPERDENGKVIKYNPRKKKADESEHPPASKKSRIRTFINTE; via the coding sequence ATGATTGACAACAACAAACATATTATTCATATGGATCAGGACGCTTTTTTCGTATCGGTAGAGTTACGAAAAAATCCGAAACTAATTGGACAGCCTGTAATTGTTGGCGGCGGTTCCGATCGTGGTGTGGTTACCTCATGCAGTTACGAGGCTCGCAAGTTTGGTGTGCATGCCGCAATGCCGGGAAGAATGGCCAAACAGCTTTGTCCACAGGCAATTTTTGTTCGGGGCAACATGGATGATTATTCAAAAGCCTCGCACGAGATTACCCAAATCATCGCCGATCGTGTTCCGTTGTTTGAAAAGGCCAGCATCGACGAACATTATATTGACATGACGGGGATGGACAAATTTTTTGGCTGCATGAAATTTGCTTCCGAACTGAGGCAAACCATTATAAAGGAAACCCATTTACCCATCTCATTCGGCCTTTCGGTAAATAAAACGGTTTCCAAAATCGGCACCAATGAATGCAAGCCAAACGGCGAACTCGAGATTCCCTTTCCCGGCGTCAGAAATTTTTTAAATCCGCTGGCGGTACATAAAATACCCGGAATTGGCGAGGCCACTTATAAAAAACTGAGTGAAATGGGTGTTCGAAGAATCCAGACACTGGCCGAGATCCCAAAAGACTTAATGTTCAAAATATTGGGCCAACACGGGCTGGCGCTTTGGCAAAAAGCCAATGGCATCGATCTTTCCAACGTTGTTCCCTATCGCGAACGGAAATCCATTGGTACGCAAACTACTTTCGAGAACGACAGCATGGATATCTCGAAAATGAAAGCCATTTTAAGCGGAATGGTTACGAATTTGGCTTACGAGCTGCGAAGTCAGCAGAAGTTAACCGCCTGCATCACCGTTACTATTCGCTATTCAAACTTCGAAACCGTAACTCAGCAATCACGCATTCCTTACACATCGCTCGATTCGTTTCTGATTGCCAAGGCGCACGATTTGTTTAAAACACTATACAAAAAACGGATGTTACTGCGGCTAATCGGCGTTAAATTATCGCATCTCGTCAGCGGTTTCGAACAAATTGGTCTGTATCAAACCTCCGAAGAAGAATATGATTTATATCAGGCCATGGATAAAGTTCGCAACCACTACGGGATAGAATCGGTAGTGAAAGCCTGCATTGTTAAACGGCCCGAGCGTGATGAAAATGGCAAGGTTATAAAGTATAATCCGAGGAAAAAAAAGGCAGATGAAAGTGAGCATCCTCCAGCTAGTAAAAAATCGCGAATAAGAACATTTATCAATACCGAATAG
- a CDS encoding peptide MFS transporter — protein sequence MELSTEKTITLEEIQNFEGKYPKQLWYLSLVEMWERFCFYGMRGVLAFFMVDQLGLSDQSSNLQYGAIQAFVYAFTFIGGIFADKILGFRKSLFWGGSLMIVGNLILAFSPHDLFYIGITLSIIGTGFFKPNISSMVGELYDEKDNRRDAGYGLFYASINVGGLLGGAMCIYLGKYYNWHLCFLSAAVVMAFGLGTFLVTKKHLGPIGNSPLLHLKKTKQKASEIAVYVGSLVCIPLIYIMVRNTDYTDYFMYTIGVIALIYFLYETFSIKEIKARYKLLAAFIFIMCYFVFMAISEQSGGSLSLFAKDNLDHNLLFFSADPNVINNSVNSFFVIVFSPLVGLLWIGMYRRKIEPNTVVKFGLGFILLALSFYVFYATRFFVNDQGISSLNIFTLGYLLLTLGELCIGPIGMSIITKLSPKRMFGMMMGLWFLFSAFGQLAAGKLGAEMSSVENASLMTKLLSYTEGYKSLAIYSLIAGLFLIVFSQLIKKLMQEVR from the coding sequence ATGGAACTGAGCACAGAAAAAACGATCACATTAGAAGAAATACAAAACTTCGAAGGCAAGTACCCCAAACAGTTGTGGTACCTGTCGCTGGTTGAAATGTGGGAGCGGTTCTGCTTTTATGGAATGCGTGGCGTGTTGGCCTTTTTCATGGTCGATCAACTCGGATTAAGCGATCAAAGTTCCAATTTACAATACGGGGCCATACAAGCTTTCGTTTATGCCTTTACATTTATCGGTGGTATATTCGCCGACAAAATTTTAGGCTTTAGGAAATCGTTGTTTTGGGGCGGCTCGCTAATGATTGTCGGAAACCTGATCCTTGCTTTTTCGCCGCACGATTTGTTTTATATCGGCATCACGTTGTCTATCATCGGCACCGGCTTTTTTAAGCCCAACATTTCTTCGATGGTTGGCGAGTTATACGATGAAAAGGATAACAGACGAGATGCAGGCTATGGTTTGTTTTATGCCAGTATTAACGTTGGCGGTTTACTGGGCGGCGCCATGTGCATCTATCTTGGCAAATATTACAATTGGCATTTATGCTTCCTATCAGCGGCCGTAGTAATGGCCTTTGGCCTGGGAACTTTTCTTGTTACCAAAAAACATTTGGGGCCCATTGGAAATTCACCGCTATTGCACCTCAAAAAAACAAAGCAAAAAGCGTCAGAGATTGCTGTTTATGTCGGTTCGCTGGTTTGCATTCCGTTAATCTACATCATGGTTAGAAATACGGATTACACCGATTATTTCATGTACACCATCGGTGTAATTGCACTGATTTACTTCCTTTACGAAACTTTTAGCATCAAAGAAATCAAGGCCCGATACAAGCTGCTTGCGGCGTTCATTTTTATCATGTGCTATTTTGTGTTCATGGCCATTTCTGAACAAAGTGGCGGTTCGCTTTCCCTTTTTGCCAAAGATAACCTCGATCACAATTTATTGTTCTTCTCAGCCGATCCGAACGTAATTAATAACAGTGTAAACTCCTTCTTCGTTATCGTTTTTAGCCCCTTGGTTGGTTTGTTGTGGATTGGTATGTACCGAAGGAAAATTGAACCTAATACCGTGGTTAAGTTTGGTTTAGGCTTCATTTTGCTGGCCCTAAGTTTCTATGTTTTCTACGCCACAAGGTTTTTCGTTAACGATCAGGGCATAAGTTCATTAAATATTTTTACGCTTGGTTACTTATTGCTCACTTTAGGCGAGCTTTGTATTGGGCCAATCGGGATGTCTATTATCACCAAGCTGTCTCCTAAAAGAATGTTCGGCATGATGATGGGCTTGTGGTTCCTGTTTAGTGCCTTTGGGCAGCTTGCTGCCGGAAAACTGGGTGCAGAAATGTCGAGCGTAGAGAACGCATCTTTAATGACAAAACTGTTGTCGTACACCGAAGGCTATAAATCGCTCGCAATCTATTCGTTAATTGCCGGTTTGTTCTTAATTGTATTTTCGCAGTTGATTAAAAAGCTGATGCAAGAAGTGAGGTAG
- a CDS encoding acetyl-CoA C-acyltransferase, with translation MKEVVIVSAVRTPIGSFGGSLAQFSATQLGGFAIKAAIEKVGLKPDQIQEVYMGNVLSANLGQAPATQAAKFAGLPDLPATTINKVCASGTKAIMLAAQSIANGDNDVIVAGGMESMSNVPYYLDKARNGYRLGHGQITDGLVKDGLWDVYNDYHMGSAAELCATDCNISRADQDQFAIESYKRAQAAQANGKFSEEIVAIEVKDRKGEVTLVDTDDEPTAVKFDKIPSLKPVFKKDGTVTAANASTLNDGAAALVLMSADKARELGIKPLAKILSFADAQQAPEWFTTAPSKAIPLALHKANIDIKEVDFFEINEAFSVVSIANNQKLNLNEAQVNVNGGAVSLGHPLGASGARIVVTLLSVLQQNNGKIGVAGICNGGGGASALVIEMR, from the coding sequence ATGAAAGAAGTTGTAATTGTATCAGCAGTAAGAACCCCTATTGGTAGTTTTGGCGGGTCGTTGGCCCAGTTTTCGGCTACTCAGTTGGGCGGTTTCGCTATAAAGGCCGCTATTGAAAAGGTTGGCTTAAAGCCAGATCAAATTCAGGAGGTTTACATGGGCAACGTGCTATCGGCAAATTTAGGACAAGCACCGGCTACGCAAGCTGCAAAATTTGCCGGCCTGCCCGATCTTCCCGCAACAACAATAAACAAGGTATGTGCTTCGGGTACCAAAGCCATTATGCTGGCTGCACAAAGCATCGCCAATGGCGATAACGATGTAATTGTGGCGGGTGGAATGGAAAGTATGAGCAATGTTCCTTATTATTTGGATAAAGCCAGAAATGGTTATCGCCTGGGCCACGGACAAATAACCGATGGTTTGGTGAAAGATGGCCTTTGGGACGTTTACAATGATTATCACATGGGCTCGGCCGCTGAATTATGTGCAACAGATTGTAATATTTCTCGAGCGGATCAGGATCAGTTTGCTATCGAATCGTACAAAAGAGCGCAGGCCGCCCAGGCAAATGGAAAGTTCTCAGAAGAGATCGTAGCCATTGAAGTTAAGGATAGAAAAGGCGAAGTTACCCTGGTTGATACTGATGATGAGCCTACGGCAGTAAAATTCGACAAAATTCCATCCCTGAAACCAGTTTTTAAGAAAGATGGAACAGTTACGGCTGCAAATGCCTCTACTTTAAATGATGGTGCAGCGGCATTGGTATTAATGAGTGCCGATAAGGCCCGGGAGCTCGGAATTAAGCCGTTGGCAAAAATTTTAAGTTTTGCTGATGCTCAGCAGGCACCAGAATGGTTTACAACGGCGCCATCTAAAGCCATCCCACTGGCGTTACACAAGGCCAATATTGATATTAAGGAGGTAGATTTTTTTGAGATTAATGAGGCTTTTTCGGTGGTATCGATTGCAAACAACCAAAAGCTGAATCTCAACGAAGCACAGGTAAATGTTAATGGCGGTGCGGTTTCGTTAGGTCATCCGCTGGGTGCCTCGGGTGCACGAATTGTGGTTACGTTGCTTTCGGTTTTACAACAAAACAATGGTAAAATAGGTGTTGCAGGCATTTGTAATGGCGGTGGTGGGGCAAGTGCGTTGGTTATTGAAATGAGGTAG
- a CDS encoding peptide MFS transporter, translated as MQTSIETKDDFFSNKVLGHPAGLFVLFFTEMWERFSYYGMRALLVLFLTSTIAAGGWEWSKADALSLYGTYTMGVYLTPVIGGLIADRLLGYRWAVILGAFIMTLGHASMALETPIFLYIGLGCLMLGNGLFKPNMTSIVSKMYKDHPEKKDGAYSIFYMGVNAGAFLGIMICGYIGEKVSWSWGFGLAGIFMFLGMLQFYFTKNIFGSIGLLPSEEKKLQKAQNVVTDVVEEENVPKNIARDRLIVVFVFSIFTVFFWAAFEQAGGSMTIFAKENTTRILTGGAGLTFKIVDALLTIVPLGIISFVLIKLFSKTISRFKLGNLILASSFLIIWGIVLWKVEREFSANTTEIAASWFNILNSLFIICFAPVFSKWWESKYNLPGSLKFGLGLVLLGLGFGFLAYGSTAITSPEIKVSMAWLVFAYLFHTLGELCISPVGLSYVSKLVPAKWIGFMFGVYYLFLAMGNKLAGVSGSMIEEITHKYSLTTFFLIFTIVPIAAGLLIAALHPILKKLMHGVK; from the coding sequence ATGCAAACATCTATTGAAACCAAAGACGATTTCTTTAGTAACAAAGTATTGGGTCATCCCGCAGGCCTTTTTGTGCTTTTCTTTACTGAGATGTGGGAAAGATTTTCGTATTACGGTATGCGGGCATTGCTCGTTCTGTTTTTAACATCTACAATTGCGGCCGGTGGCTGGGAATGGAGCAAGGCCGATGCCTTATCGCTTTATGGCACCTATACCATGGGCGTATATCTTACACCCGTTATCGGTGGTTTAATTGCCGACAGGCTGTTGGGCTACCGTTGGGCGGTAATTTTAGGGGCATTTATTATGACCCTCGGTCATGCCAGTATGGCGCTCGAAACGCCAATTTTCCTTTATATCGGTTTAGGATGTTTAATGCTCGGAAACGGTTTGTTTAAGCCCAACATGACATCAATCGTATCTAAAATGTATAAAGATCATCCCGAAAAAAAGGACGGTGCTTATTCTATTTTTTATATGGGTGTAAATGCAGGAGCGTTTTTGGGAATTATGATTTGTGGTTATATCGGCGAGAAAGTTTCATGGAGCTGGGGATTTGGTCTGGCCGGAATTTTCATGTTTTTAGGTATGTTACAATTCTATTTTACCAAGAATATTTTTGGCAGCATCGGGTTGCTACCCAGCGAAGAAAAGAAGTTACAGAAGGCACAAAATGTAGTTACTGATGTTGTTGAAGAAGAAAACGTGCCAAAAAACATTGCCAGAGACCGCTTAATAGTGGTTTTTGTATTCTCAATATTTACAGTATTCTTCTGGGCTGCATTTGAACAGGCAGGCGGAAGTATGACGATTTTTGCAAAGGAAAATACAACCAGAATATTGACGGGAGGTGCTGGCTTGACGTTTAAAATTGTCGATGCCTTGCTAACCATTGTGCCGCTCGGCATCATTTCGTTTGTACTAATTAAGCTTTTCTCTAAAACCATTTCACGGTTTAAGCTTGGCAATCTGATCCTCGCTTCGAGTTTTCTAATTATTTGGGGCATTGTTTTGTGGAAGGTGGAACGCGAGTTCTCTGCAAATACCACAGAAATTGCTGCATCGTGGTTTAATATCTTAAACTCGTTATTTATCATTTGTTTCGCTCCGGTGTTTTCGAAATGGTGGGAAAGTAAATACAATTTGCCCGGCTCGCTAAAATTTGGCTTAGGCCTTGTTCTATTGGGTCTCGGCTTCGGCTTCCTGGCATACGGTTCAACAGCCATTACCTCGCCAGAAATAAAGGTAAGTATGGCATGGCTTGTTTTTGCCTATCTGTTTCACACCCTTGGCGAACTTTGTATATCACCCGTAGGTCTCTCTTACGTTAGTAAATTGGTACCCGCAAAATGGATCGGCTTTATGTTTGGCGTTTACTATCTGTTTTTGGCAATGGGTAATAAGCTGGCGGGCGTATCTGGAAGTATGATTGAGGAGATTACACATAAATACAGTTTGACAACATTTTTCTTAATTTTTACAATTGTGCCTATCGCAGCTGGATTATTAATCGCCGCTTTGCATCCAATTTTGAAAAAACTAATGCACGGCGTGAAGTAA
- a CDS encoding Arc family DNA binding domain-containing protein gives MAEKEKDKKAFVLRINPALLREVETWAAEEFRSTNGQIEFLLTQAIKSRKRGKKSESPESEDRC, from the coding sequence ATGGCGGAAAAAGAGAAAGATAAAAAGGCTTTTGTATTAAGGATTAACCCGGCGTTGTTGAGGGAAGTAGAAACCTGGGCTGCCGAGGAATTTAGAAGTACCAATGGGCAAATTGAGTTCTTGCTTACACAGGCCATTAAATCGCGAAAAAGGGGGAAAAAGTCAGAAAGTCCGGAGTCCGAAGACCGATGTTGA
- the dnaE gene encoding DNA polymerase III subunit alpha yields MFLNVHSTYSLKYGTMDIPKIVETARAMGIRQLVLTDINTSTGAVEFIRTCFKQQVFKAADEVQKGNIPYQIKPIAGIEFREDTRLLYIGIAQNKEGMRALNEFLSHHNIENMPLPEDAPQLDNTFFVYPFGRTFKRILKANEFVGIRSSQLNYLYKHPLLDERDKLVVWHPVTVNDKIDYRLHEYLRAIELNTLLTMVPDEAKCAKDEFLIPEEELKLKFKQFPFIIDNTQRLIDACDLSMYFEPETQSKNRFSYCREGERLDRALLRRIAFKGLEYRYGKHNEVATERMEKELRIIELKNYCAYFLITFDIVRYAMGKCNFYHVGRGSGANSIVAYCLRITDVDPIDLDLYFERFLHEKRTTPPDFDIDFAWDERETIQRYIFNKYPKWHVAFLGTISTFKDRAIIREIGKVLGLPKDEIDSFTDPTKERENQKNATYHKLLAVHQHMKDMPNQRSIHAGGILISEEPITYYTALDLPPKGFPTVQWDMYEAEAIGYEKFDILSQRGIGHIREAVQIIKQNRNVDIDIHDFKRFKDDPNLNRILGDGQPIGCFYIESPAMRQLLKKLKCSDYLTLVAASSIIRPGVASSGMMKSFIERYHAPDRVVYLCEEMKEQLKETYGVMVYQEDVIKVCHYFAGLNLTDADVLRKAMSGKYRSKLAFDELVNKFFISARKKGHSEELITEVWRQISSFAGYSFSKAHSASFAVESYQSLYLKTYYPKEFMVAVLNNYGGFYSRWVYVHELQKTGAKVHLPCVNHSNEAVVIRGDEVYLGFVGVQGLENRFIDGIPRERRMNGPFKSLEHFVKRVQITLDQAILLIRLGAFRFTGKDKKTLLWDIYNYLGHKQKRPNMAELFNVEHKEYILPALENSTMEDAYLELELLGYPLNYNMFDFLKTNYRGDVMAAEMDKHIGKTVKMVGNYVCEKTVRTVKNTKMWFGTFLDANGDFFDTTHFPNTTPVYPFKGKGCYLILGKVVTEFGFPSIEVLKFAKLDIHMNPLAVKS; encoded by the coding sequence ATGTTCCTCAACGTACACTCTACTTACAGCCTAAAGTACGGGACGATGGATATTCCGAAAATCGTTGAAACTGCACGTGCCATGGGCATCCGCCAGTTGGTTCTAACAGATATCAATACGTCAACCGGTGCAGTTGAGTTTATCAGAACGTGTTTTAAACAGCAAGTTTTTAAGGCAGCAGATGAGGTTCAAAAAGGTAACATTCCTTACCAAATTAAACCAATTGCGGGGATTGAGTTTCGCGAAGACACAAGGCTTTTGTATATCGGGATTGCACAGAATAAAGAGGGAATGCGGGCGCTCAACGAGTTTCTGAGTCATCATAACATCGAGAACATGCCATTGCCCGAAGATGCGCCCCAGCTGGACAATACTTTTTTTGTTTATCCCTTTGGGCGAACGTTTAAACGAATTTTAAAAGCCAATGAATTTGTTGGCATCAGGAGTTCGCAACTCAATTACCTTTACAAGCACCCGTTGCTTGATGAACGAGATAAGTTGGTGGTTTGGCATCCCGTTACCGTGAACGATAAAATCGATTATCGTTTACACGAGTACTTAAGGGCCATTGAACTAAACACGCTTTTAACTATGGTGCCGGATGAAGCGAAGTGTGCGAAGGATGAATTTCTGATTCCCGAAGAAGAATTAAAGCTTAAATTTAAACAGTTTCCTTTTATTATCGACAACACGCAACGGCTGATTGATGCCTGCGACCTGAGCATGTACTTCGAACCTGAAACGCAGTCAAAAAACAGGTTTTCGTATTGCAGGGAGGGGGAGCGGTTAGACAGGGCACTACTCCGACGAATTGCTTTTAAAGGCCTCGAATATCGTTACGGCAAGCATAACGAAGTGGCCACTGAGCGCATGGAAAAGGAACTGCGCATTATCGAACTTAAAAATTACTGTGCTTACTTTCTCATCACTTTCGATATTGTGCGTTATGCAATGGGAAAATGCAATTTCTATCATGTGGGCAGGGGCTCGGGCGCCAATAGCATTGTTGCCTATTGCCTGCGCATTACCGATGTAGACCCGATTGATCTGGATTTATATTTTGAAAGGTTTTTGCACGAAAAGCGAACCACCCCGCCCGATTTCGACATTGATTTTGCCTGGGATGAACGCGAAACCATTCAGCGCTACATTTTTAATAAATATCCGAAATGGCATGTCGCATTTCTGGGAACAATCAGCACGTTTAAAGACCGGGCTATTATTCGCGAGATTGGAAAAGTACTTGGCTTGCCGAAAGATGAGATTGACAGTTTTACCGACCCAACGAAGGAGCGGGAGAATCAAAAAAACGCCACCTACCATAAGCTGCTTGCCGTTCATCAGCATATGAAGGATATGCCAAACCAGCGATCGATTCATGCCGGAGGGATTTTGATTTCGGAAGAACCCATAACGTATTACACCGCATTGGATTTGCCCCCAAAAGGGTTTCCTACCGTTCAATGGGATATGTATGAGGCCGAAGCCATCGGCTACGAGAAATTCGATATTTTAAGCCAACGGGGCATCGGGCATATCAGGGAGGCGGTGCAGATCATCAAACAAAACCGAAATGTTGATATTGACATTCACGATTTCAAACGATTTAAGGATGATCCAAACCTGAACCGGATTTTGGGTGATGGACAACCAATCGGCTGTTTTTACATTGAATCGCCAGCGATGCGGCAATTACTTAAAAAATTGAAATGCAGCGATTATCTCACTCTGGTTGCGGCCAGCTCCATCATCCGTCCGGGCGTAGCAAGTTCTGGAATGATGAAATCGTTTATTGAGCGCTACCATGCGCCAGACCGCGTAGTTTATTTATGCGAAGAAATGAAAGAGCAGCTAAAAGAAACCTATGGCGTAATGGTTTATCAGGAAGATGTGATTAAGGTTTGCCATTACTTTGCGGGCTTAAACCTGACCGATGCCGACGTGCTGCGAAAGGCAATGAGCGGAAAATATAGATCGAAACTGGCGTTTGACGAGCTTGTAAACAAATTTTTTATTTCCGCACGTAAAAAAGGGCATTCCGAAGAACTGATTACCGAGGTTTGGAGGCAGATTTCATCATTTGCCGGGTATAGTTTTTCAAAAGCGCATTCAGCGTCGTTTGCGGTAGAGAGTTATCAAAGCCTTTATCTAAAAACCTATTATCCCAAAGAATTTATGGTGGCTGTACTGAATAATTACGGCGGTTTTTACAGCAGATGGGTCTACGTTCACGAATTGCAAAAAACGGGCGCAAAGGTGCACTTGCCTTGTGTAAACCACAGCAACGAAGCGGTAGTGATACGAGGCGATGAAGTGTATTTGGGCTTTGTTGGGGTACAAGGGCTCGAAAATAGATTTATCGACGGAATTCCACGCGAAAGGAGAATGAATGGTCCGTTTAAAAGTTTGGAGCACTTTGTAAAAAGGGTGCAGATCACTTTGGACCAGGCGATTTTATTGATTCGTTTGGGTGCCTTCAGATTTACTGGAAAAGATAAAAAAACATTGTTGTGGGATATTTACAACTACCTTGGCCATAAGCAAAAAAGACCCAATATGGCCGAGCTTTTTAATGTAGAACATAAGGAGTACATTTTGCCAGCACTCGAAAACTCGACAATGGAAGATGCTTACCTCGAGCTGGAGTTGTTGGGTTATCCTTTAAACTATAACATGTTCGATTTTTTGAAAACCAATTACCGGGGCGACGTAATGGCTGCCGAAATGGATAAACATATAGGCAAAACCGTTAAAATGGTTGGCAATTATGTCTGCGAAAAAACAGTGCGTACCGTAAAAAACACAAAAATGTGGTTTGGAACTTTTTTAGATGCCAATGGCGACTTTTTTGATACCACGCACTTTCCCAATACGACACCAGTATATCCGTTTAAGGGCAAGGGCTGCTATTTAATTTTAGGAAAAGTTGTAACCGAATTTGGCTTTCCAAGTATCGAGGTTTTAAAGTTTGCCAAACTGGATATACACATGAATCCATTAGCGGTTAAATCGTGA
- a CDS encoding YdeI/OmpD-associated family protein, giving the protein MGEKTGWSYVFIPAALADAIKPGCKTSFRVKGKIDEVTIDGMATIPMGEGDFIIALKAQLRKKLKKEAGAKVEVWLEEDKGFKLEIPDDLALCFADDEKLMSQFLKQPKSHQNYFIRWINEAKTEATRTKRLVMTVNAMEKQLDFGAMIKEGKEFRV; this is encoded by the coding sequence ATGGGCGAAAAAACTGGCTGGAGCTATGTTTTTATCCCTGCTGCGCTTGCCGACGCAATCAAACCCGGTTGTAAAACAAGTTTTAGAGTTAAAGGTAAGATTGATGAGGTAACAATTGACGGAATGGCAACAATACCAATGGGAGAGGGCGATTTCATCATTGCATTAAAGGCGCAATTGCGCAAAAAACTCAAAAAAGAAGCAGGGGCAAAGGTAGAGGTTTGGCTAGAAGAAGACAAAGGATTTAAGTTGGAAATTCCTGATGATTTGGCGCTTTGCTTTGCGGACGATGAAAAGCTCATGTCCCAATTTTTGAAACAGCCGAAATCTCATCAAAATTATTTCATTAGGTGGATTAACGAAGCAAAAACGGAGGCTACCCGAACCAAACGTTTGGTAATGACTGTGAACGCAATGGAAAAGCAGCTTGATTTTGGTGCAATGATTAAGGAAGGGAAGGAGTTTAGAGTCTGA
- a CDS encoding polyprenol monophosphomannose synthase, with the protein MSDSLIIIPTYNEKENIEKIIRKVFSLIQPFHVLIIDDGSPDGTAAIVKLLQPEFEGRLFIEERAGKQGLGTAYIYGFKWALQRSYQYIFEMDADFSHNPDDLARLREACVQGADLAIGSRYVKGVNVVNWPMGRVLMSYFASMYVRFVTGIGIQDATAGFKCYRKIVLETIPLEKIRFVGYAFQIEMKFTAIKFGFNVVEVPIIFTDRTEGTSKMSTRIFREAFLGVIQMKVSSWFRDYRRKSVH; encoded by the coding sequence GTGTCAGACAGCTTAATAATTATCCCTACATATAACGAAAAGGAAAACATTGAAAAGATTATCAGAAAAGTATTTTCTTTAATCCAGCCTTTTCATGTATTGATTATCGACGATGGTTCTCCTGATGGCACTGCGGCGATTGTAAAGTTACTGCAACCGGAGTTTGAGGGCCGTCTTTTTATCGAAGAAAGAGCAGGAAAACAAGGTTTGGGTACCGCTTATATTTATGGATTTAAATGGGCGCTGCAACGCAGTTACCAATACATTTTTGAAATGGATGCTGATTTTTCTCACAATCCGGATGATTTGGCCCGTTTGCGTGAGGCCTGCGTTCAGGGAGCAGATCTTGCCATTGGCTCGAGGTATGTTAAGGGAGTAAATGTGGTTAACTGGCCAATGGGCCGCGTTTTAATGTCGTACTTTGCCTCAATGTACGTTAGGTTTGTCACCGGAATTGGCATTCAAGATGCAACCGCTGGTTTTAAGTGCTACCGCAAAATAGTGTTGGAGACAATTCCCTTAGAGAAAATTCGTTTCGTGGGCTATGCTTTTCAAATAGAAATGAAATTCACGGCCATTAAATTTGGATTTAACGTAGTCGAAGTTCCGATTATCTTTACCGACAGAACGGAAGGAACTTCGAAAATGAGTACCCGTATTTTTAGAGAAGCATTTTTAGGCGTAATTCAAATGAAGGTGAGCAGCTGGTTCAGGGATTATCGCCGTAAATCGGTTCATTAA